The following proteins are co-located in the Chryseobacterium daecheongense genome:
- the miaB gene encoding tRNA (N6-isopentenyl adenosine(37)-C2)-methylthiotransferase MiaB yields MQEKYIDETKQGEAFAIAEKVGNSKKLFLESYGCQMNFSDSEIVASILNEQGYNTTLKVEEADLILLNTCSIREKAEQTVRMRLSQFKNLKKERPNMTVGVLGCMAERLKTKFLEEEQLVDLVVGPDAYRDLPNLLKETEDGRDAINVILSKEETYADINPVRLGGNGVTAFVTITRGCDNMCTFCVVPFTRGRERSRDPHSILEECKDLWNSGYKEITLLGQNVDSYLWYGGGPKKDFAKASEMQKATAVNFAQLLGLVAQAVPEMRIRFSTSNPQDMSLDVFRVMAKHENICKYVHLPVQSGSNNMLAAMNRQHTREEYLELIRKAKEIVPDISFSQDMIIGFCNETEEDHQDTLSLMREVEYDYGYMFAYSERPGTPAHKKMKDNIPADVKQRRLAEVIALQGELSKKRMKSYVGRVHQILIEGVSKKNKNQWKGRNSQNAVCVFDMLEGQKIGDIVDVFVFDNTQGTLLGETVKN; encoded by the coding sequence GTGCAGGAAAAATATATAGACGAAACGAAACAGGGAGAAGCTTTTGCTATTGCTGAAAAAGTAGGGAATTCTAAAAAATTATTTTTAGAAAGCTACGGCTGTCAGATGAATTTCTCTGATTCTGAGATTGTTGCTTCTATCCTTAATGAACAGGGATATAATACCACTCTTAAAGTAGAAGAAGCAGACCTCATTCTTTTAAATACTTGTTCTATACGTGAGAAGGCTGAACAGACCGTAAGGATGCGTCTTTCTCAGTTTAAAAACCTCAAGAAAGAACGACCAAATATGACGGTGGGTGTTCTTGGATGCATGGCGGAGAGATTAAAAACTAAGTTTCTCGAAGAAGAACAGCTTGTTGATCTTGTTGTGGGGCCTGATGCCTACAGGGATCTGCCTAATTTATTAAAGGAAACAGAAGATGGCAGGGACGCGATCAATGTTATTTTGTCCAAAGAAGAAACCTATGCAGATATAAATCCAGTCCGTCTGGGTGGAAATGGAGTAACCGCGTTTGTAACTATTACAAGGGGGTGTGATAACATGTGTACCTTCTGTGTTGTTCCTTTTACAAGAGGAAGAGAAAGAAGCCGTGATCCACATTCAATTCTTGAAGAATGTAAAGATCTTTGGAATAGCGGATATAAAGAAATTACCCTTTTGGGGCAGAACGTAGATTCTTACCTTTGGTATGGAGGGGGGCCGAAAAAAGATTTTGCAAAAGCTTCTGAAATGCAGAAAGCTACAGCCGTTAATTTTGCTCAGCTGCTTGGTTTAGTCGCTCAAGCGGTTCCGGAAATGAGAATAAGATTCTCTACTTCCAACCCTCAGGATATGAGTCTTGATGTATTCAGGGTCATGGCTAAGCATGAGAACATTTGTAAATATGTGCATCTTCCGGTACAAAGTGGAAGTAATAATATGCTGGCTGCAATGAACAGACAGCACACCAGAGAAGAATATCTGGAGCTTATCAGAAAAGCTAAGGAAATTGTTCCTGATATCTCTTTTTCCCAGGATATGATCATCGGTTTTTGTAATGAAACTGAAGAGGATCACCAGGATACCCTAAGCCTGATGAGAGAGGTAGAGTATGACTATGGATATATGTTTGCTTACTCTGAAAGGCCTGGCACTCCGGCCCATAAAAAGATGAAAGATAATATTCCTGCAGATGTTAAACAGAGACGTTTGGCGGAGGTTATCGCTTTACAGGGAGAGCTTTCTAAAAAACGGATGAAATCCTATGTAGGAAGAGTGCATCAGATTCTCATTGAAGGAGTTTCCAAAAAGAATAAAAATCAATGGAAGGGAAGAAATTCCCAGAATGCTGTTTGTGTATTCGATATGCTGGAAGGTCAAAAGATAGGTGACATTGTAGATGTTTTTGTATTTGACAATACACAAGGCACGCTTTTAGGGGAAACAGTTAAAAACTAA
- a CDS encoding MFS transporter: protein MDNSLKKLYVVAWIFGLIFYFLDYVIRSAPAVMIPQLINNFNTTELKLISMVGTYYYTYSTCSLIAGIALDKFGGKKSLFTGALILGIGCLLFLLSSQIAGISGRLLQGAGCAFAFPGCVYLASKGFSSKSLATAIGVTQCVGMLGGTAGQFVVGPWVEEGVNIDSFWLWSGIITVITALGLFFVIPKEKRPEQSSGVSKPVGYLEPYKIVFTNPQSWLCGVISGLLFAPTTIFAMTWAVAFFQKDKGFIFHEAAITSAMVAFGWVFGCPLLGFITDRLGKRKPVLVGGAALMILSLLQLIYLPDLYPAKVSMFIFGLGSGAAMIPYSVIKEANPDYVKGSATGAINFITFGVTTLLSPLFSRWFGKNLGIAPGEEHFHNSVLFWIGGIVLAILISVLLKETGSKAKEDLVMQ from the coding sequence ATGGATAATTCTTTAAAGAAACTGTATGTTGTTGCTTGGATATTTGGACTTATATTTTATTTTTTAGACTATGTGATCAGATCTGCTCCGGCAGTAATGATTCCACAGCTGATCAATAATTTCAATACAACAGAGTTGAAGCTGATCAGCATGGTAGGCACCTATTACTATACTTATTCCACCTGTAGTCTGATTGCCGGAATCGCTCTAGATAAATTCGGAGGAAAAAAATCCCTTTTTACCGGAGCGTTGATATTAGGGATAGGATGTTTATTGTTCCTGTTGTCTTCTCAAATTGCCGGAATTTCAGGAAGATTACTGCAGGGAGCAGGTTGTGCTTTTGCCTTTCCTGGATGTGTTTATCTTGCAAGTAAGGGGTTTTCGTCAAAATCCTTGGCAACGGCAATCGGAGTTACCCAATGCGTAGGAATGTTGGGGGGGACTGCCGGACAGTTTGTGGTAGGGCCCTGGGTGGAAGAAGGAGTGAATATTGATAGCTTTTGGTTATGGTCGGGAATTATAACAGTGATTACAGCATTAGGATTATTCTTTGTTATTCCTAAAGAAAAAAGACCTGAACAATCATCGGGAGTGTCAAAACCGGTAGGTTATTTAGAACCGTATAAAATCGTGTTTACAAATCCCCAATCCTGGTTATGTGGAGTGATTTCAGGATTGCTATTTGCACCGACGACCATATTTGCCATGACCTGGGCAGTAGCGTTTTTCCAAAAAGATAAAGGGTTTATTTTTCATGAAGCCGCTATCACAAGTGCTATGGTTGCCTTTGGATGGGTTTTTGGATGTCCTCTTTTGGGATTTATAACCGATAGGCTAGGAAAAAGAAAGCCTGTACTTGTTGGAGGGGCCGCTTTGATGATCTTAAGTTTGCTTCAATTAATTTACTTACCGGACCTGTACCCGGCAAAAGTGAGTATGTTTATTTTTGGATTAGGTTCAGGAGCGGCAATGATTCCTTATTCTGTCATTAAAGAGGCTAATCCTGATTATGTTAAAGGAAGTGCTACGGGAGCTATTAATTTTATTACGTTTGGAGTAACTACCTTATTAAGTCCTCTATTTAGCCGATGGTTTGGGAAGAATTTAGGGATAGCACCTGGAGAAGAGCATTTCCATAATTCTGTGTTGTTTTGGATAGGTGGAATTGTTCTGGCAATTTTGATTTCAGTATTGCTCAAAGAAACCGGAAGTAAGGCTAAAGAAGATCTTGTGATGCAATAA
- a CDS encoding thiamine pyrophosphate-binding protein, with protein MAKNIAEQIVEMLENANVKRIYAVTGDSLNHLNIAVKKSSIEWIHVRHEEVGAYAAAAEAELDGFAVCAGSCGPGHVHLINGVYEAHRSHVPMLVIASTIPSEEMGMDYFQETNTIKLFDDCSYYNQMITRPEQVQRTVQTAIQHAISKKGVAVIGLPGDVSELDAEEATTSAQIFRTNPVIRPSDEELNNLAKLINESEKVTIYCGIGAKKANAEVIGLSQYLKAPVGYSFRGKMAIQPNNPNEVGLTGLLGFPSAYHAMHDADLVLLLGTDFPYEKFMPVKNKIVQVDESPERLGRRAKLELGLAGDVKETIKALMPLLKEKTDVHFLNQQLEFYEKVKENQLTYVKDSGKEDAIQPEYVAHTLDRIAKNDAIFTVDTGMCCVWGARFITGTGERKMLGSFNHGSMANAMPMAIGASLAYPGRQVIAMCGDGGLSMLLGDMATIFQYKLPVKLIVFNNRALGMVKLEMEVGGMPDNETDMINPDFAMVAQAMGYPGKNVHKPEEVESAIEECLNYNGPYLLNIFTNPNALALPPKIDFDQVVGMTKSMAQLMLGGKMEEVLETVKSNYKHIKGLL; from the coding sequence ATGGCAAAAAATATAGCAGAACAAATTGTTGAAATGCTTGAGAACGCAAATGTGAAAAGAATTTATGCAGTAACAGGTGATAGTCTTAATCATTTAAATATAGCGGTTAAAAAGAGCAGCATTGAATGGATTCATGTGAGACATGAAGAAGTTGGAGCATATGCCGCCGCCGCAGAAGCGGAACTTGATGGTTTTGCCGTTTGTGCCGGAAGCTGTGGCCCCGGACATGTACATCTTATTAATGGCGTTTACGAGGCGCACCGGTCCCATGTACCTATGTTGGTAATTGCATCTACAATTCCGAGTGAGGAAATGGGGATGGATTATTTTCAGGAAACGAATACGATAAAGTTATTTGACGATTGCAGCTATTACAATCAGATGATTACCAGACCTGAACAGGTTCAAAGAACAGTGCAGACCGCGATTCAGCATGCTATTTCCAAAAAAGGAGTTGCCGTAATTGGCCTTCCGGGAGATGTTTCTGAACTGGATGCAGAAGAGGCGACAACTTCCGCTCAGATATTTAGAACGAATCCGGTTATTCGTCCATCGGACGAGGAATTGAATAACCTGGCTAAACTTATTAACGAAAGCGAAAAGGTGACCATCTATTGTGGGATTGGAGCTAAAAAGGCGAATGCTGAAGTTATAGGATTATCACAATATTTAAAAGCTCCTGTAGGCTATTCTTTCAGAGGAAAAATGGCGATTCAGCCTAATAATCCTAATGAAGTAGGACTCACAGGTCTGCTTGGTTTTCCTTCTGCTTATCATGCGATGCATGATGCGGATCTGGTTCTTCTTTTGGGAACAGATTTTCCTTATGAGAAGTTTATGCCTGTCAAAAATAAGATTGTCCAAGTCGATGAAAGCCCTGAAAGATTAGGGCGAAGAGCTAAACTGGAATTGGGTCTTGCAGGAGATGTAAAAGAGACTATTAAAGCATTAATGCCCCTTTTAAAAGAAAAAACAGATGTTCATTTCCTGAATCAGCAACTTGAGTTTTATGAAAAAGTAAAAGAAAATCAACTTACTTATGTAAAAGATTCAGGAAAAGAAGATGCCATACAACCGGAATACGTTGCGCATACTTTAGACAGGATTGCAAAAAATGATGCAATTTTCACCGTGGATACCGGAATGTGCTGTGTTTGGGGAGCAAGATTTATAACGGGTACAGGAGAGCGTAAAATGCTGGGCTCTTTTAACCATGGATCCATGGCAAATGCGATGCCGATGGCTATCGGAGCATCATTGGCATACCCGGGCAGACAGGTGATTGCCATGTGCGGAGATGGCGGACTGTCGATGTTACTGGGAGATATGGCTACAATTTTCCAATATAAGCTTCCGGTTAAGCTGATCGTTTTTAACAACAGGGCTTTGGGCATGGTAAAGCTGGAAATGGAAGTAGGAGGGATGCCGGATAACGAAACGGATATGATCAATCCTGATTTTGCAATGGTTGCGCAGGCAATGGGCTATCCTGGAAAAAATGTTCATAAACCGGAAGAAGTTGAGAGTGCTATTGAAGAATGTCTGAACTATAACGGACCTTATCTTTTAAATATCTTTACGAATCCTAATGCCCTGGCATTGCCGCCAAAAATAGATTTTGATCAGGTGGTAGGGATGACCAAGTCTATGGCTCAGCTGATGCTAGGTGGTAAAATGGAAGAAGTTCTTGAAACCGTAAAGAGTAATTATAAGCACATTAAAGGATTATTGTAA
- the lysA gene encoding diaminopimelate decarboxylase → MNSKELLKIANEFGTPVYVYDAESIKTQYEKLTSSFLKHTKFFYAAKALTNINILKYVKNLGASLDCVSINEVKLGLKAGFTKEKILFTPNCVDLAEIEEAMQYGVHINIDNISILEQFGNKYGDTYPILVRINPHIFAGGNYKISTGHIDSKFGISIHQVRHIERVMKSTNLNVEGLHMHTGSEIKDPDVFLQALDIMLELSEHFPNLKYLDMGSGFKIPYQESEMETDVKTLGKKVEKVIADFSKNTGKKFELWFEPGKFLVGKSGYLLVKANVIKQTTATVFVGVNSGFNHLIRPMFYDSYHTIENLSNQKGPERIYTVVGNICETDTFAWDRKLNEVKEGDILAFHTAGAYGFEMSSNFNSRLKPAEVLFLDGKAHLIRKRDEFEDLLRNQIEVI, encoded by the coding sequence ATGAATTCAAAAGAATTATTAAAGATTGCCAATGAGTTTGGCACCCCGGTGTATGTTTATGATGCTGAATCTATCAAAACTCAATATGAAAAACTTACATCTTCTTTTTTAAAACACACAAAGTTCTTTTATGCCGCAAAGGCATTGACTAACATCAACATTCTAAAGTATGTCAAGAACCTGGGTGCTTCTTTGGATTGTGTTTCTATTAACGAAGTAAAGCTTGGTTTAAAGGCAGGATTTACTAAAGAAAAAATATTGTTTACCCCAAATTGTGTGGATCTTGCTGAAATTGAAGAAGCGATGCAATATGGAGTGCACATTAATATTGATAATATCTCTATTCTTGAGCAATTTGGAAATAAATACGGAGATACTTATCCGATTCTCGTAAGAATCAATCCTCATATTTTTGCTGGAGGAAATTATAAAATATCCACAGGTCATATCGATAGCAAGTTCGGTATTTCTATTCACCAGGTTCGTCATATCGAAAGGGTAATGAAGAGTACCAACCTTAATGTTGAAGGTCTTCACATGCATACAGGAAGTGAGATCAAAGATCCGGATGTTTTTTTACAGGCATTGGATATTATGTTAGAGCTTTCTGAGCATTTTCCTAATTTGAAATACCTTGATATGGGAAGCGGTTTCAAAATTCCTTATCAGGAAAGTGAGATGGAGACAGACGTGAAAACACTGGGTAAAAAAGTTGAGAAAGTAATTGCCGATTTTTCTAAAAATACAGGTAAAAAATTTGAATTATGGTTTGAGCCCGGAAAATTCCTTGTTGGGAAAAGTGGATATCTTTTGGTAAAAGCTAATGTTATCAAGCAAACTACAGCAACGGTTTTTGTAGGGGTTAATTCAGGATTCAATCACCTGATCCGTCCTATGTTTTATGATTCTTACCATACTATTGAGAATTTATCGAACCAAAAAGGTCCTGAAAGGATTTATACTGTGGTCGGAAATATCTGTGAAACGGACACATTTGCCTGGGATAGAAAATTAAATGAAGTGAAAGAAGGAGATATTCTGGCCTTCCATACTGCAGGAGCCTATGGTTTTGAAATGAGTTCGAACTTCAACTCCAGACTTAAGCCAGCAGAAGTACTTTTCTTAGATGGAAAGGCTCATCTTATTCGTAAGAGAGACGAGTTTGAAGATCTTTTGAGAAATCAGATTGAAGTAATTTAA
- a CDS encoding 3'-5' exonuclease → MYSIIDIESNGAGYRHECIIDIAIYRYDGQKIVDQFISLVNPESDITPFVQKLTGITPKMVKTAPKFHEIAKRVIEITQNTTLVGHNIDFDYRMLRQSFKSLGYDFKINTLDTIPLAKKLIPDEASYSLGKLVKSLGIPLTNHHRADGDARATLELFRLLVSKDTENEIIQKHHDESNAKTYINKIKLLTQDLPNERGFVYFQNAAGKIILSEYVQDINKFSKKVFNSKSKKWETIQNEVEQISFELTGNDIIARLILNSKNIKRREILPFGLYHRNDKFIVEKNKLNKEDKPILKFRSFTQGSKAIQFIGSQREYDDISIFKRKIDFKNRNELWLGSGRKLGEKLFLIIENGKVVSYGFYELFTQIQTLSRLSKLKIDLPLPASDLINDLQLALLRGDFETLPLPK, encoded by the coding sequence AAATTGTTGACCAGTTCATTTCTTTGGTGAATCCGGAAAGTGATATTACTCCGTTTGTACAAAAGCTGACAGGGATTACTCCTAAAATGGTTAAAACGGCTCCGAAATTTCATGAAATTGCAAAAAGAGTCATTGAAATTACCCAAAATACTACTTTGGTCGGGCACAATATTGATTTTGATTACAGAATGCTTCGGCAATCTTTTAAAAGTCTTGGTTACGATTTTAAAATCAATACTTTAGATACTATTCCGTTAGCTAAAAAGCTCATTCCTGATGAAGCAAGCTATTCGCTGGGTAAGCTCGTAAAATCTCTTGGAATTCCTTTAACCAATCATCACAGGGCAGACGGAGACGCAAGGGCTACTTTGGAGTTGTTCAGGCTGCTGGTTTCAAAGGATACTGAGAATGAGATTATACAAAAACATCACGATGAATCCAATGCCAAGACTTATATCAACAAAATCAAGCTGTTAACGCAGGATTTACCTAATGAAAGAGGGTTTGTGTATTTTCAGAATGCAGCTGGAAAAATCATTCTTTCAGAGTATGTTCAGGATATCAATAAATTTTCAAAAAAAGTATTTAATTCGAAATCCAAAAAATGGGAAACGATACAGAATGAGGTAGAACAGATTAGTTTCGAACTTACTGGAAATGATATTATTGCCAGATTGATACTCAATTCAAAAAATATCAAGAGGAGAGAAATTTTACCTTTTGGCCTTTATCACAGAAACGATAAATTTATTGTTGAGAAAAATAAACTGAACAAAGAAGATAAACCTATTCTGAAGTTCAGGTCTTTTACACAAGGATCAAAAGCAATCCAGTTTATTGGCAGCCAGAGAGAATATGATGATATCAGTATTTTTAAAAGAAAGATTGATTTTAAAAACCGTAATGAGCTATGGCTTGGCTCAGGAAGGAAATTGGGTGAGAAATTATTTTTAATTATTGAAAATGGTAAAGTTGTTTCATACGGTTTTTATGAACTGTTTACACAGATTCAGACTCTGAGCAGGCTCTCCAAGCTGAAAATCGACCTGCCTTTACCTGCTTCTGACCTGATTAATGATTTACAGTTAGCACTGCTTCGCGGTGATTTTGAGACACTCCCGTTGCCTAAATGA